One window from the genome of Paracoccus zhejiangensis encodes:
- a CDS encoding TRAP transporter small permease: MSMLWSFLDKFESHLCRILLAVFVTLLFVQIVARQIFGFSITWIEELSVILFVWFAYFGASYAARMAAHNRVSFHLNMMPRTRARIVEAIGDAFWIAFNVVFIWQSIAFISRLKPFVKAQTLGWEMRYVYLALPIAFTLMTLRILQVNYLKLVRGIDPADPDKVTVEAVLELAEDEQRAFDRRNH, translated from the coding sequence ATGTCTATGCTCTGGTCGTTCCTTGACAAGTTCGAAAGCCATCTGTGCCGGATCCTTCTGGCGGTGTTCGTGACATTGCTTTTCGTGCAGATCGTCGCCCGCCAGATCTTCGGCTTCTCGATCACCTGGATCGAGGAACTGTCGGTCATCCTGTTTGTCTGGTTCGCCTATTTCGGCGCCTCCTATGCCGCCCGCATGGCGGCGCATAACCGCGTCTCGTTCCACCTGAACATGATGCCGCGCACCCGCGCCCGCATCGTCGAGGCCATCGGCGACGCCTTCTGGATCGCCTTCAATGTCGTCTTCATCTGGCAGTCGATCGCCTTCATCAGCCGGCTGAAGCCCTTCGTGAAGGCCCAGACCCTCGGTTGGGAAATGCGCTACGTCTACCTCGCGCTGCCCATCGCCTTCACCCTGATGACGCTGCGCATCCTGCAGGTGAACTATCTGAAACTGGTCCGTGGCATCGACCCGGCCGATCCCGACAAGGTGACCGTCGAGGCCGTTCTGGAACTGGCCGAGGACGAACAGCGCGCCTTCGACCGGAGGAACCACTGA
- a CDS encoding TRAP transporter large permease, with amino-acid sequence MDNLLIEILFGSFFLLMVLGAPITVALGVSALAAMLYLGDNPIKMVQMAWSSVGSFPLMALPSFILAGALMEAAGLSRRLIAVAESLAGPFTGGLSAATVIACLFFGAISGSGPATTAAVGMLMIPAMVRQGYGGGYAAAVTASAGGLGIIIPPSIPMVIYGISAMGLQPDPAAIEAHGQFQSVSISKLFIAGFLPGVVMAGGLLIMNYIRCRMRGFHGSAEPLSLRKVACACYKGFWALMAPVVILGGIYSGFFTPTEAAIVAIFYTLFVGVVIYRELDLNEVVKSLDTTTWLAGRVLLVLFAATIFGRVLVENNIPGVIAGGILSLTDNLYIIWAMVIGLLLIVGMFMETLAAIMILVPVMLPVAYMMGIDPIHFGIVMICTLSVGFQTPPLGENLFIASGISGISIERISLRALPFAAASVSAIFLIACFPEIALWVPRMLGY; translated from the coding sequence ATGGACAACCTGCTGATCGAGATCCTGTTCGGGTCGTTCTTCCTGCTGATGGTCCTGGGCGCGCCGATCACCGTGGCGCTGGGGGTCTCGGCGCTGGCCGCGATGCTCTATCTCGGCGACAACCCGATCAAGATGGTGCAGATGGCCTGGTCCTCGGTGGGGTCCTTCCCGCTGATGGCGCTGCCCTCCTTCATCCTCGCCGGGGCGCTGATGGAGGCCGCGGGCCTCTCGCGCCGGCTGATCGCGGTTGCCGAAAGCCTCGCCGGGCCGTTCACCGGCGGCCTCTCTGCCGCCACCGTCATCGCCTGCCTGTTCTTCGGCGCGATCTCAGGTTCCGGCCCCGCCACCACCGCCGCCGTCGGCATGCTGATGATCCCGGCCATGGTGCGCCAGGGTTATGGCGGTGGCTATGCGGCTGCGGTCACGGCCTCGGCCGGCGGGCTTGGCATCATCATCCCGCCCTCGATCCCGATGGTCATCTACGGCATCTCGGCCATGGGCCTGCAGCCCGACCCCGCCGCGATCGAAGCGCATGGCCAGTTCCAGTCGGTCTCGATCTCGAAACTGTTCATCGCCGGCTTCCTGCCCGGTGTGGTGATGGCGGGCGGCCTGCTGATCATGAACTACATCCGCTGCCGGATGCGCGGCTTCCATGGCTCGGCCGAGCCGCTGTCGCTCAGGAAGGTTGCCTGTGCCTGCTACAAGGGCTTCTGGGCGCTGATGGCCCCGGTGGTGATCCTTGGCGGCATCTATTCCGGCTTCTTCACCCCGACCGAGGCCGCCATCGTCGCGATCTTCTACACCCTCTTCGTCGGTGTTGTGATCTACCGCGAACTGGACCTCAACGAAGTGGTCAAGTCGCTGGACACCACCACCTGGCTTGCCGGGCGCGTGCTGCTGGTCCTTTTCGCCGCCACCATCTTCGGCCGGGTGCTGGTCGAGAACAACATCCCCGGGGTCATTGCCGGCGGCATCCTGTCGCTGACCGACAACCTCTACATCATCTGGGCCATGGTCATCGGCCTGCTGCTGATCGTCGGCATGTTCATGGAGACACTGGCCGCGATCATGATCCTCGTGCCAGTGATGCTGCCGGTGGCCTACATGATGGGCATCGACCCGATCCACTTCGGCATCGTGATGATCTGCACGCTGTCGGTGGGCTTCCAGACCCCGCCACTGGGCGAGAACCTGTTCATCGCCTCGGGCATCTCGGGCATCTCGATCGAGCGGATCAGCCTGCGCGCCCTGCCCTTCGCCGCCGCCTCGGTCTCAGCCATTTTCCTCATCGCCTGCTTCCCCGAAATCGCCCTCTGGGTGCCGCGGATGCTGGGCTACTAA
- a CDS encoding TRAP transporter substrate-binding protein yields the protein MSAMTRILTGAATALALVLPAHATEYRVAVGDGAGGTQEALGKAFVAALEEQSGGNMTAKLFLNGQLGDEQDTVTAAATGTLDFSILAINNITPFSPSVGTLTLPYVILSQEDAEKVTQGEIGQQMVEQTIEDAGVRIIGWGYSGFRVLTNSKKPVSTVADLQGLVVRVPKNEIMIETYKSWGINPTPMAWGETFAALQQKVVDGQDNPYMTVYAMKFDEVQKYITNIRYIFSIEPLIVSEALFEGLSEEEQAQVLAAGEAATKASAEFLRAEETKIREELVARGMEITEPADGEKEFIALAEAAVWPKFYDQIGGKEVLDNVLTSLGRPAAAE from the coding sequence ATGTCTGCAATGACCCGCATTCTGACCGGAGCCGCCACCGCCCTCGCGCTGGTGCTGCCCGCCCATGCCACCGAATACCGCGTCGCCGTGGGCGATGGCGCCGGCGGCACGCAAGAGGCCCTGGGCAAGGCCTTCGTCGCCGCGCTGGAAGAACAGTCCGGCGGCAACATGACCGCGAAACTCTTCCTGAACGGCCAGCTTGGCGACGAGCAGGACACGGTGACCGCCGCCGCCACCGGCACGCTGGATTTCTCGATCCTCGCCATCAACAACATCACCCCCTTCTCGCCCTCGGTCGGCACGCTGACCCTGCCCTATGTGATCCTGAGCCAGGAGGACGCCGAGAAGGTGACCCAGGGCGAGATCGGCCAGCAGATGGTCGAACAGACCATCGAGGATGCCGGCGTGCGCATCATCGGCTGGGGCTATTCCGGTTTCCGCGTTCTGACCAACTCGAAGAAGCCGGTTTCGACCGTGGCCGACCTGCAGGGTCTGGTGGTCCGCGTGCCGAAGAACGAGATCATGATCGAGACCTACAAGAGCTGGGGCATCAACCCGACCCCGATGGCCTGGGGCGAGACCTTCGCCGCGCTTCAGCAGAAGGTCGTGGACGGCCAGGACAACCCCTACATGACCGTCTACGCGATGAAGTTCGACGAAGTTCAGAAATACATCACCAATATCCGCTACATCTTCTCGATCGAGCCGCTGATCGTTTCGGAAGCCCTGTTCGAGGGCCTCAGCGAAGAGGAACAGGCGCAGGTGCTGGCCGCCGGTGAAGCCGCGACCAAGGCCTCGGCCGAGTTCCTGCGTGCCGAAGAGACCAAGATCCGCGAAGAACTGGTCGCCCGCGGCATGGAAATCACCGAGCCGGCCGATGGCGAGAAGGAATTCATCGCGCTGGCCGAGGCCGCTGTCTGGCCGAAATTCTATGACCAGATCGGCGGCAAGGAGGTTCTGGACAATGTCCTGACCTCGCTGGGGCGCCCCGCCGCCGCGGAATAG
- a CDS encoding YeiH family protein, with protein sequence MASIDMRLPKIETLKPFFPGFAISVLVAVSAQFLSEHYGAPAMLLALLLGLALNFLAEEGTRTAPGIEFTARTVLRLGVALLGARISVEMLAELGGPAIALVIAGVVLTIGFALLVTRFVGRSWRFALLTGGSVAICGASAAMAIAAVLPKHEKSERDLVFTVLSVTVLSTVAMVLYPMIAQVFHLDDRDAGVFLGGTIHDVAQVVGAGFSISPEAGETATLVKLIRVSMLAPVVLCFSLAIRQMGLADLSQGKKPPLLPGFVIGFLVLAAANSFGLIPQVVADAAGALSRWALLIAIAAVGIKTSLARMLEVGTGAILLLVAETIFLGGFVVTGLHFLG encoded by the coding sequence ATGGCCAGCATCGACATGCGTCTGCCGAAGATCGAGACCCTCAAGCCCTTCTTTCCCGGCTTTGCCATCTCGGTGCTCGTCGCCGTCAGCGCGCAATTCCTGTCCGAGCATTACGGCGCCCCGGCCATGCTGCTGGCGCTGCTCTTGGGGCTGGCGCTGAACTTCCTCGCCGAAGAGGGCACCCGTACCGCGCCGGGGATCGAGTTCACCGCCCGCACCGTGCTGCGCCTTGGCGTGGCGCTGTTGGGCGCGCGGATCAGCGTCGAGATGCTGGCCGAACTGGGCGGCCCGGCCATTGCGCTGGTCATCGCCGGGGTGGTGCTGACCATCGGCTTCGCGCTTCTGGTGACGCGCTTCGTCGGGCGCAGCTGGCGCTTCGCGCTCTTGACCGGCGGCTCGGTGGCGATCTGCGGTGCCTCGGCCGCCATGGCCATCGCCGCCGTGCTGCCCAAGCACGAGAAATCCGAACGCGACCTGGTCTTCACCGTGCTCTCGGTCACCGTGCTCTCGACCGTCGCCATGGTGCTTTACCCGATGATCGCGCAGGTCTTTCATCTGGATGACCGCGATGCCGGGGTGTTCCTCGGCGGTACCATCCATGACGTGGCGCAGGTGGTCGGCGCGGGCTTCTCGATCAGCCCCGAGGCTGGCGAGACCGCCACGCTGGTCAAGCTGATCCGGGTGTCGATGCTGGCGCCGGTGGTGCTGTGCTTCTCGCTGGCCATCCGGCAGATGGGTCTGGCCGATCTCAGCCAGGGCAAGAAACCGCCGCTGCTGCCGGGCTTCGTCATCGGCTTCCTGGTGCTGGCGGCGGCCAATTCCTTCGGCCTGATCCCGCAGGTGGTGGCCGATGCCGCCGGTGCGCTCAGCCGTTGGGCGCTGCTCATTGCCATCGCGGCCGTTGGCATCAAGACCTCGCTGGCGCGGATGCTCGAGGTCGGCACCGGCGCGATCCTGCTGCTGGTCGCCGAAACCATCTTCCTTGGCGGCTTCGTCGTCACCGGCCTGCATTTCCTCGGCTGA
- a CDS encoding nuclear transport factor 2 family protein, with the protein MTATTTRRALTAADLKATFDAFNRHDIDGVMTHFADDCVFFTVAGEHEYGNRIEGKAAIAKAFEGVWTTMPDVQWADHSHFLSEDGSRGVSQWTFRATNPDGTRTEVQGVDLFRIKDGQIVEKQAIRKQRPAVPAK; encoded by the coding sequence ATGACCGCCACCACGACGCGCCGCGCCCTGACCGCCGCCGATCTGAAGGCCACCTTCGACGCCTTCAACCGCCACGACATCGACGGCGTGATGACCCATTTCGCCGATGACTGCGTCTTCTTCACCGTCGCGGGCGAGCATGAATACGGCAACCGCATTGAGGGCAAAGCCGCCATCGCCAAGGCGTTCGAGGGCGTCTGGACCACCATGCCGGACGTGCAATGGGCCGATCACAGCCATTTCCTCAGCGAGGATGGCAGCCGCGGCGTCAGCCAATGGACCTTCCGCGCCACCAACCCCGATGGCACTCGCACCGAAGTTCAGGGGGTGGACCTGTTCCGCATCAAGGACGGCCAGATCGTCGAGAAACAGGCGATCCGCAAGCAGCGCCCTGCCGTTCCCGCCAAGTGA
- a CDS encoding VOC family protein yields the protein MPLRLDHLHIYATDPEASAAGYLQLGARRVREVTTANGLRIVLDLAGLSLFVEQSPDGSTGIDHLAMASDDLDSDLAAVTAEGGSIIIGPREAGPGLRIAFVELADGQRAEVLQRGIV from the coding sequence ATGCCGCTGCGCCTCGACCACCTGCACATCTATGCCACTGACCCCGAAGCCAGCGCGGCGGGCTATCTGCAACTTGGCGCGCGGCGCGTCAGGGAAGTGACTACCGCCAATGGCCTGCGCATCGTCCTCGACCTCGCCGGCCTCAGCCTGTTTGTCGAGCAAAGCCCGGACGGCAGCACCGGCATCGATCATCTCGCCATGGCCAGCGACGATCTGGACAGCGATCTGGCCGCAGTCACCGCCGAGGGCGGGAGCATTATCATCGGCCCGCGTGAAGCCGGGCCGGGGCTGCGCATCGCCTTTGTCGAACTGGCCGACGGCCAGCGCGCCGAGGTGCTGCAGCGCGGGATCGTCTGA
- a CDS encoding NAD(P)/FAD-dependent oxidoreductase, with product MNAMNRRPGSSPYDPLYDPMTAPSLGPQSDYAPTYWIGTAGPAPEADGPVRGDMDVDVAVIGSGYTGLSTAIHLAKMHGIKAVVLEANGVAFGCSTRNGGQAQISSGRLKRSQWIARWGLDVAQGLHAEITEAFDLFRGLIRDHAIDCEPQDGGHYYIAHKASAMPALDSETRLLNDTFGYGARMMSRDELHNTVARDMEAHGAMWEPDGTGIHAAKLAFGYLRIARELGAKVHTDSPVTGWQLKNGIHHLRTPGGTVRARRVAVATAAYAPRSLHPRLKDRLMPIMSNSVVTRVLTPAELDSVGIRKLSPLTDTRTLRHYYRLLPDNRLQIGSRAAITGRDAANPAHLAALREGMARKFPALRGIELDYSWWGWVDVSHDMMPRITGLPDLPGAFYALGYGGNGVMYSAMAGRRMAQLVAGEQVPDLPIFNSELPHEGWKTPFRRLGQWGLYHLYHYRDERK from the coding sequence ATGAACGCGATGAACAGACGCCCCGGATCATCCCCCTACGATCCTCTCTATGACCCGATGACCGCGCCCTCGCTGGGTCCGCAGAGCGACTATGCCCCCACCTACTGGATCGGCACCGCCGGTCCCGCCCCCGAGGCCGATGGCCCGGTCCGCGGCGACATGGACGTGGATGTCGCGGTGATCGGCTCGGGCTATACCGGCCTCTCGACTGCGATCCACCTGGCCAAGATGCACGGCATCAAGGCCGTGGTGCTCGAGGCCAATGGCGTCGCCTTCGGCTGCTCGACCCGCAATGGCGGCCAGGCGCAGATCAGTTCCGGCCGGCTGAAGCGCAGCCAATGGATCGCCCGCTGGGGTCTCGACGTGGCGCAGGGCCTTCATGCCGAGATCACCGAGGCGTTCGACCTGTTCCGTGGCCTGATCCGCGATCATGCCATCGACTGCGAGCCGCAGGACGGCGGGCATTACTACATCGCTCACAAGGCCTCGGCCATGCCGGCGCTGGACAGCGAAACGCGCCTGTTGAACGACACCTTCGGCTATGGCGCGCGGATGATGTCCCGTGACGAGTTGCACAACACCGTCGCCCGCGACATGGAGGCGCACGGCGCCATGTGGGAGCCTGATGGCACCGGCATCCATGCCGCGAAACTGGCCTTCGGCTACCTGCGCATCGCCCGCGAACTGGGCGCCAAGGTTCATACCGACAGCCCTGTGACGGGATGGCAGCTGAAGAACGGCATCCACCACCTGCGCACCCCGGGCGGCACGGTCCGCGCCCGCCGCGTGGCTGTGGCGACCGCCGCCTATGCGCCCCGCAGCCTGCATCCGCGGCTGAAGGACCGGCTGATGCCGATCATGTCGAACAGCGTGGTGACCCGCGTGCTGACGCCTGCCGAGCTTGACTCGGTCGGCATCCGGAAGCTCTCGCCGCTGACCGATACGCGCACCCTGCGCCATTACTATAGGCTTCTGCCCGACAACCGCCTGCAGATCGGTTCGCGCGCTGCCATCACCGGTCGCGACGCCGCCAACCCGGCGCATCTCGCGGCGCTGCGCGAGGGCATGGCCCGCAAGTTCCCCGCCCTGCGCGGGATCGAGCTGGACTACAGCTGGTGGGGCTGGGTCGATGTCAGCCATGACATGATGCCCCGCATCACCGGCCTGCCCGACCTGCCCGGCGCCTTCTACGCGCTCGGCTATGGCGGCAATGGCGTCATGTATTCCGCCATGGCCGGTCGCCGCATGGCCCAGCTGGTCGCCGGCGAACAGGTGCCGGACCTGCCGATCTTCAATTCCGAATTGCCGCATGAGGGCTGGAAGACGCCCTTCCGACGGCTTGGCCAATGGGGCCTCTACCACCTCTACCATTATCGCGACGAACGCAAATAA
- the pdxR gene encoding MocR-like pyridoxine biosynthesis transcription factor PdxR, with product MPARLPVDTIFLREGEAPTLQGRLAAAIVRAVLESRARPGTRLPSSRQLAEVLGISRMTVTLVYQDLVSQGYLETAPRSGIAVAETVPHGRLRTARPDQPPARSHGQQPDWRDWLSSHHMPRRVIRKPADWRDYRFPFIYGQADPALFDHNAWRDCARRALGTRDFADLAADRYGADDPLLIDYICSNTLPRRGIHARPDEVLVTLGAQNGLFLAVELLSRVDRLAVSEEPGYPDFAETLRRAQSPTTFLPVDEGGLNPSDLPEQTRLVFVTPSHHIPTGVTMPLDRRRDLMARASVQDFLIIEDDYDFEMSYLAPPAPALKSMDEDGRVIYLGSFSKSLFPGLRIGYMVGPAELIAQARALRSIMLRHPPSHLQRITAYFLALGHYDAHIARLRAALKGRREVLEAALYAHGLRIAGAPVAGGSSVWIEGREGIDAGALATALREDSVLIEPGAVFFESQPVPCPFFRLGYGSIAEEAIATGIGLIARRMARI from the coding sequence ATGCCGGCGCGACTTCCCGTTGATACGATCTTCCTGCGCGAGGGCGAGGCGCCGACGCTGCAGGGACGGCTGGCCGCTGCCATCGTGCGGGCGGTGCTGGAAAGCCGGGCGCGGCCGGGGACGCGGCTGCCCTCGAGCCGGCAACTGGCCGAGGTGCTGGGCATCTCGCGGATGACGGTGACGCTGGTCTATCAGGATCTGGTCAGCCAAGGTTACCTCGAGACAGCGCCACGCTCGGGCATTGCCGTGGCCGAGACGGTGCCGCACGGGCGTTTGCGGACGGCGCGGCCCGACCAGCCCCCCGCCCGGTCGCATGGCCAGCAGCCCGACTGGCGGGACTGGCTTTCGAGCCATCACATGCCGCGCCGGGTGATCCGCAAGCCGGCCGACTGGCGCGACTATCGCTTTCCCTTCATTTACGGGCAGGCCGATCCGGCGCTGTTTGACCACAATGCCTGGCGCGACTGCGCCCGCCGGGCGCTGGGCACCCGCGATTTCGCCGATCTGGCCGCCGACCGCTATGGCGCCGATGATCCGCTGCTGATCGATTACATCTGTTCGAACACCCTGCCGCGACGCGGGATTCATGCCCGGCCCGATGAGGTTCTGGTGACGCTGGGGGCGCAGAACGGGCTGTTCCTGGCGGTGGAACTGCTGTCGCGCGTCGACCGGCTGGCAGTGTCCGAGGAACCCGGCTATCCCGATTTCGCCGAGACCCTGCGCAGGGCGCAAAGCCCGACCACCTTTTTGCCGGTGGATGAAGGCGGGCTAAACCCGTCCGACCTGCCCGAGCAGACGCGGCTGGTCTTTGTCACCCCCAGCCATCACATCCCGACCGGCGTGACCATGCCGCTGGACCGCCGCCGTGACCTGATGGCGCGGGCCTCGGTGCAGGATTTCCTGATCATCGAAGACGATTACGATTTCGAGATGTCCTATCTCGCCCCGCCCGCCCCGGCTCTGAAATCCATGGATGAGGACGGGCGGGTGATCTATCTGGGCAGCTTCTCGAAGTCGCTGTTTCCGGGGCTGCGCATCGGCTACATGGTCGGCCCGGCGGAACTGATCGCGCAGGCCCGCGCGCTGCGCTCGATCATGCTGCGCCACCCGCCCAGCCATTTGCAGCGCATCACCGCCTATTTCCTCGCGCTCGGTCACTATGACGCCCATATTGCCCGGCTTCGAGCGGCGCTGAAGGGGCGGCGCGAGGTGCTGGAGGCGGCGCTTTATGCCCATGGCCTCCGCATCGCCGGGGCGCCGGTTGCGGGCGGGTCAAGCGTCTGGATCGAGGGGCGTGAGGGCATCGACGCGGGTGCGCTGGCAACGGCGCTACGCGAGGACAGCGTGCTGATCGAGCCGGGGGCGGTCTTCTTCGAAAGCCAGCCCGTCCCCTGTCCCTTCTTCCGCCTAGGCTATGGCTCGATCGCCGAAGAGGCGATCGCCACGGGGATCGGGCTGATCGCACGGCGGATGGCGCGGATCTAG
- a CDS encoding enoyl-CoA hydratase-related protein, protein MTDAAEAFITTRREGAILEVTLDRPKANAIDLATSRAMGRTFAAFRDDPGLRVAIVRTGGEMFFSAGWDLKAAAEGAEIDGDYGIGGFGGLQLLPDLNKPVIACVSGMAVGGGFELALSCDLIYAADHSRFALPEIRAGTIADAATIKLPRRIPHHVAMEMLLMGRWMEAEEALRWGLVNEVLPQDRLEARVWEVARLLASGPPLVFAAIKEVLRVSEAEDFATGMARMMNRQLPTIDRLYGSEDLHEGARAFAEGRDPVWQGK, encoded by the coding sequence ATGACCGACGCCGCCGAAGCCTTCATCACCACCCGCCGCGAGGGGGCGATCCTCGAGGTTACGCTGGACCGGCCCAAGGCCAATGCCATCGACCTTGCCACCTCGCGCGCCATGGGGCGGACCTTTGCCGCCTTCCGCGACGATCCCGGGCTGCGGGTCGCCATCGTCAGGACCGGGGGCGAGATGTTCTTCTCGGCCGGATGGGATCTGAAGGCGGCGGCCGAGGGGGCCGAGATCGACGGCGATTACGGCATCGGCGGTTTCGGCGGGCTGCAGCTGCTGCCTGATCTGAACAAGCCGGTCATTGCCTGCGTTTCGGGCATGGCGGTCGGTGGCGGCTTCGAACTGGCGCTGTCCTGCGACCTGATCTATGCTGCCGACCATTCCCGCTTCGCCCTGCCCGAGATCCGCGCCGGCACCATCGCCGATGCCGCCACCATCAAGCTGCCGCGCCGCATCCCCCATCACGTCGCCATGGAGATGCTGCTAATGGGCCGCTGGATGGAGGCAGAGGAGGCGCTGCGCTGGGGGCTGGTGAACGAGGTGCTGCCTCAGGACCGGCTGGAGGCGCGTGTCTGGGAGGTCGCCCGGCTGCTGGCCTCGGGTCCGCCCCTCGTCTTCGCCGCCATCAAGGAGGTGCTGCGGGTGTCCGAGGCCGAGGATTTCGCCACCGGTATGGCGCGGATGATGAACCGGCAATTGCCGACCATCGACCGGCTCTATGGCTCCGAGGATCTGCACGAGGGCGCGCGCGCTTTCGCCGAGGGCCGCGATCCGGTCTGGCAGGGGAAGTAG
- the xsc gene encoding sulfoacetaldehyde acetyltransferase: MKMTTEEAFVKVLQMHGIEHAFGIIGSAMMPVSDLFPKAGITFWDCAHETNAGLMADGFTRSTGKMSMAIAQNGPGVTGFVTPIKTAYWNHTPLLLVTPQAANKTIGQGGFQEMEQMRLFADSVCYQEEVRDASRIPEVLNRVIMQAWRNSAPAQMNIPRDMWTQVIDVDLPQVVAFERPSGGEEAVAEAAKLLSEAKFPVILSGAGVVLSGAIPDLAKLAERLDAPVASNYQHNDSFPGSHPLAVGPLGYNGSKAAMELIAKADVVLALGTRLNPFSTLPGYGIDYWPKEAKIIQVDINADRIGLTKKVTVGIQGDAAKVARGILAQLSPGAGDAGRADRKTLISQTKSRWAQELSSLDHEQDDPGTEWNAEARTRDAGLMSPRQAWRAIMQAVPAEAIVSSDIGNNCAIGNAYPAFEKGRKYLAPGLFGPCGYGFPSILGAKIGNPETPVIGFAGDGAFGISMNEMTACGRDDWPAITMVIFRNYQWGAEKRNTTLWYSNNFVGTELDRDTSYAGIARACGVHGVQVSSTEELTHALHEAVDRQMKSGETTFIEVLLNQELGEPFRRDAMKKPVSVAGISASDMRPQKGAA; this comes from the coding sequence ATGAAAATGACCACTGAAGAAGCCTTCGTCAAAGTCCTGCAGATGCACGGCATCGAGCATGCCTTCGGCATCATCGGGTCGGCGATGATGCCCGTCTCGGACCTCTTCCCCAAGGCCGGGATCACCTTCTGGGACTGCGCGCATGAAACCAATGCCGGGCTGATGGCCGATGGCTTCACCCGCTCGACCGGCAAGATGTCGATGGCCATCGCACAGAACGGCCCCGGCGTCACCGGCTTTGTCACCCCGATCAAGACCGCCTACTGGAACCACACGCCGCTGCTGCTGGTGACCCCGCAGGCCGCCAACAAGACCATCGGCCAGGGCGGTTTCCAGGAGATGGAGCAGATGCGGCTGTTTGCCGACAGCGTCTGCTATCAGGAGGAAGTGCGCGACGCCTCGCGCATCCCCGAGGTGCTGAACCGCGTCATCATGCAGGCCTGGCGCAACTCGGCCCCGGCGCAGATGAACATCCCGCGCGACATGTGGACGCAAGTCATCGACGTGGACCTGCCGCAGGTCGTGGCCTTCGAACGCCCCTCGGGCGGCGAGGAGGCGGTGGCCGAAGCCGCCAAGCTGCTGAGCGAAGCGAAGTTCCCGGTGATCCTCTCGGGCGCGGGCGTGGTTCTGTCCGGCGCGATCCCGGATCTGGCGAAACTGGCCGAGCGTCTGGATGCCCCGGTCGCCTCGAACTACCAGCACAATGACAGTTTCCCCGGCTCGCATCCGCTGGCTGTTGGCCCCCTCGGCTACAATGGCTCGAAGGCGGCGATGGAGCTGATCGCCAAGGCCGATGTGGTTCTGGCGCTTGGCACCCGCTTGAACCCGTTCTCGACCCTGCCCGGCTATGGCATCGATTATTGGCCGAAAGAGGCCAAGATCATCCAGGTCGATATCAATGCCGACCGGATCGGGCTGACCAAGAAGGTCACCGTGGGCATCCAGGGCGATGCGGCCAAGGTCGCGCGTGGCATTCTGGCGCAGCTTTCGCCGGGTGCCGGAGATGCCGGCCGGGCTGATCGCAAGACGCTGATCAGCCAGACAAAATCGCGTTGGGCGCAGGAGCTGTCGAGCCTCGATCACGAGCAGGACGATCCCGGCACCGAATGGAATGCCGAGGCCCGCACCCGTGATGCCGGGCTGATGTCGCCGCGTCAGGCGTGGCGGGCGATCATGCAGGCGGTGCCGGCCGAGGCGATCGTGTCGTCGGATATCGGCAATAACTGCGCCATCGGCAATGCCTATCCCGCCTTCGAGAAGGGCCGGAAATACCTTGCGCCGGGCCTCTTCGGTCCCTGCGGCTATGGCTTCCCCTCGATCCTCGGCGCCAAGATCGGCAATCCGGAGACCCCGGTGATCGGCTTTGCCGGTGACGGCGCCTTCGGCATCTCGATGAACGAGATGACCGCCTGTGGCCGCGACGACTGGCCGGCGATCACCATGGTGATCTTCCGCAACTACCAGTGGGGCGCGGAAAAGCGCAACACGACGCTGTGGTATTCGAACAACTTCGTCGGCACCGAACTGGACCGCGATACCTCCTATGCCGGCATCGCCCGGGCCTGCGGGGTCCACGGCGTTCAGGTCAGCTCGACCGAGGAACTGACCCATGCGCTGCACGAGGCGGTTGATCGCCAGATGAAGTCGGGCGAAACCACCTTCATCGAGGTTCTGCTGAACCAGGAACTGGGCGAGCCCTTCCGCCGCGATGCGATGAAGAAGCCCGTCAGTGTCGCCGGGATCAGCGCCAGCGACATGCGCCCGCAAAAAGGCGCGGCCTGA